A single genomic interval of Agarivorans aestuarii harbors:
- the folP gene encoding dihydropteroate synthase: protein MTIALNIGPHQFKRPVIMGILNVTPDSFSDGGAYVSHEQALTRVEQMLKEGADIIDVGGESTRPGAADVALAEELQRTIGIIKAIKQRFGCLVSIDTNKAEVMQQAVEAGADIINDVCALTNPGTIEVVAKSGLPVCIMHMQGKPRSMQANPQYQDVVREVITYLKQRVESCVAAGIAESNIIVDPGFGFGKTLDHNFQLLAQLSEFKQLGLPILAGVSRKSMFGKLLGKSTDYLVAASITGAVLAAQQGAHIFRVHDVQETADALKVYSKVQMSK from the coding sequence ATGACTATTGCACTCAATATTGGTCCTCATCAATTCAAACGCCCGGTGATTATGGGCATTCTTAACGTTACTCCAGACTCCTTCTCAGACGGGGGGGCTTATGTTTCTCATGAGCAAGCGCTAACGCGAGTAGAACAAATGTTAAAAGAAGGCGCAGACATTATTGACGTGGGTGGGGAGTCAACTCGTCCAGGTGCTGCTGATGTAGCGTTAGCAGAGGAGTTGCAGCGAACAATTGGTATTATTAAAGCCATCAAACAGCGCTTTGGTTGTTTGGTTTCAATCGATACCAATAAAGCCGAAGTTATGCAGCAGGCGGTTGAAGCCGGTGCAGACATCATAAATGATGTCTGTGCCTTAACTAATCCTGGAACCATAGAGGTAGTAGCCAAATCTGGGCTTCCAGTATGTATAATGCACATGCAGGGCAAACCAAGAAGTATGCAGGCTAACCCTCAATACCAAGATGTAGTGAGAGAAGTAATTACTTACTTAAAGCAACGAGTTGAGAGCTGTGTGGCGGCAGGTATTGCTGAATCGAATATAATAGTTGACCCTGGTTTCGGTTTTGGTAAAACTCTTGACCACAATTTTCAGTTGTTAGCTCAGTTAAGTGAGTTTAAGCAACTTGGCTTGCCTATTTTGGCAGGTGTTTCCCGTAAGAGTATGTTTGGTAAGTTACTAGGCAAGTCGACAGATTACCTAGTGGCAGCAAGTATTACTGGGGCGGTGTTAGCCGCACAGCAGGGAGCGCACATATTTCGCGTGCATGACGTTCAAGAAACGGCAGACGCGCTAAAGGTTTATTCAAAAGTACAGATGAGTAAGTAA